From Nicotiana tabacum cultivar K326 chromosome 15, ASM71507v2, whole genome shotgun sequence, the proteins below share one genomic window:
- the LOC107827968 gene encoding uncharacterized protein LOC107827968: MAVDINDKELLVIGDFDLLIHQVGGEWSTKNVKILSYLHCVKELCKKFTKIEFKNVPRIQNEFDDALATLSSMIQHRDKNYIEPIEVEIRDQYAYCFHVDEELDGKPWYHDLKKFLDTRQYPENATNGQKRALRMLADHVFLNREVLYMRIPDLGLLRCVDAAEVTGLLEEIHAGTCGSHMNGFTLAKKILRAGYF, encoded by the coding sequence ATGGCAGTCGACATAAATGACAAGGAACTTTTGGTCATAGGGGATTTCGATCTATTGATACACCAAGTGGGAGGGGAATGGTCCACCAAGAATGTCAAGATACTTTCGTACCTGCACTGCGTGAAGgagctatgcaagaagttcacaaagatTGAGTTCAAAAATGTCCCTAGGATTCAGAACGAGTTCGACGATGCCCTTGCAACTCTGTCATCTATGATTCAACATCGAGACAAGAACTACATCGAACCTATCGAGGTAGAGATCAGGGATCAATATGCCTATTGCTTCCATGTAGATGAAGAACTAGATGGTAAACCATGGTATCACGACCTCAAGAAATTCCTTGATACTAGACAGTACCCGGAGAATGCTACTAATGGTCAAAAGCGAGCCCTCAGGATGCTGGCAGACCACGTTTTCCTCAACAGGGAAGTCCTGTACATGAGGATCCCGGATTtaggtttgttgagatgtgtagacGCTGCCGAGGTAACCGGGCTATTGGAAGAAATACATGCAGGAACATGCGGATCCCACATGAATGGGTTCACATTAGCCAAGAAAATCTTGAGAGCTGGATATTTTTAG
- the LOC142169596 gene encoding uncharacterized protein LOC142169596, translating to MNGAVEATNKNIKRIPRKIMENHRKWREKPSFTLLGYRTTMKTSTGTTSYMLVYGIEAVIPAEVEIPSLRVIQEAKLDDAEWIWVRQEQLMLIDEKRMDAVWHGQLYQNRMASTFNKRVKPRPVCTVAVGFEEKFPHQEEAKGKFTEHCRVEL from the coding sequence ATGAATGGGGCAGTTGAGGcaaccaacaagaatatcaagagaattccACGGAAGATAATGGAAAATCACAGAAAATGGCGCGAGAAACCATCGTTCACTTTACTGGGTTACCGGACCACCATGAAAACATCCACAGGTACAACGTCGTACATGTTGGTGTATGGCATTGAAGCTGTGATACCCGCAGAGGTCGAGATACCGTCTTTAAGGGTCATTCAAGAGGCAAAATTGGATGACGCAGAGTGGATATGGGTCAGACAAGAGCAACTCATGCTCATCGACGAGAAAAGAATGGATGCAGTATGGCATGGTCAACTATATCAGAACAGGATGGCCAGCACATTTAATAAGAGAGTAAAACCTCGACCAGTTTGCACCGTGGcagttggttttgaagaaaaatttccCCACcaagaagaagccaaaggaaagttcacCGAGCACTGTCGGGTGGAGCTCTAA